The proteins below are encoded in one region of Aspergillus nidulans FGSC A4 chromosome III:
- a CDS encoding mitochondrial 54S ribosomal protein bL34m (transcript_id=CADANIAT00005979), with product MFCLHCRAVPSAIRAATSSINKQITPTLHLSSQPKLQYHLRPFSFATTATTRPTLSLPHSQQPQAPTQTLSLLPNRSAISQQVRSFSASASLGGKRATYNPSRRVQKRRHGFLARLRSKSGQKILARRRAKGRKSLSW from the exons ATGTTCTGCCTTCACTGCAGGGCCGTCCCCTCAGCCATCAGGGCAGCTACGTCCTCAATAAACAA ACAGATAACGCCCACTCTCCACCTCAGCTCGCAACCAAAGCTGCAATACCATCTCCgacccttctccttcgcaaCTACCGCAACCACACGACCAACCCTCTCCCTTCCCCATTCACAACAGCCCCAGGCGCCGACACAGACTCTATCACTTCTGCCGAATAGGTCTGCGATCTCACAGCAAGTCCGTTCTTTCTCCGCTAGTGCATCACTCGGCGGAAAACGCGCCACGTATAACCCCTCGCGGCGGGTACAGAAGCGTCGCCATGGGTTCCTGGCTAGGCTGCGGTCAAAGTCTGGGCAGAAGATCCTTGCTCGGCGGAGGGCTAAAggcaggaagagcttgagctggtga